Part of the Clostridia bacterium genome is shown below.
AGACTGTTAGACAGTGGATGCATTTTTCAAATTTAATGTACGATAAGAACACATTAAAAAAAGATGCCTGTGAAAAAATGCATACATTGCTTAAGCTTTGTTCTGATAACGGAATGGTCAATGTCGGAATGAATCATCACAACTTTAATAAAGGTTCCAATACTTCGGGCAAGCCCTATAAGCGAGATTTGAGCAATCAAAATTATATTGAATGGCTTAATGACTATTATACATCGTGGTATACACTGGTAAGCGAATTTCCTGAAGTTGAATATTGGGAAATTGATAATGAAGTTAACAACTCCGATTTTATGAGAGATGCTAACGGACAGAATGTATATAATCAATTAGAGATGGCTGAGATTGCAACCGATATGTTTTATTATGCATCTCGTGCAATACATGACGCCAATCCTAAGGCAAAAACGGTTATGGGTGGACTGACTGAGCCTAATGGATTGGGAAGCGGTACAACAGCATCTTTTCTTCAAAAACTATATGACAATATTGCAAGTGGAGAATTTGGATATTTTTATAATCAAGAAAGCAAAAGCAAAGCATCAAAAAATGCAGATGATTATTTTCAAGTAGCTTGCTGGCATCCCTATGTATGGAACTCTTTTGATGCTGAAGAATTTGTTGAAATCAATAATGAATATTATGAAGTTATTCTAAAAAATGAAGGCAAACATAAGGAAGTTTTCTTTACAGAAATAGGATTTAATGATGTCAAGTGTTCTGAAGACATGGCAGCTAGTTATATTGAAGAAATGTTTAATATTATCAAAACCAAAATGAAGTATGTTTCTCAAGTGCATTATTATAAGATGTATGATGTTGGAACTACGACAAGCTGGGAAGGCGGAGGAACTTATTCTAGATTTGGACTCTTTTATGATCCAGATATTTCAAGAAAATATCCTTTATTAGATGGCGTTACTACCGCAGTTAATGGCAAAGCAAAATCTAAGGCATATAAATTTCAGCAGCTTGCGGGAGGCTCCGGCGATTTGGACTTGTTAGTAAATTCTAAATAAATAGTATTTCTACAAAGGAGAAAAGTATGGAAAGGAGAAAATGTATGAAAAAATTAACGCTAATGGTTTTAATTATGGCGTTAATGATGTCATTGGCTACACCTTTATTGGTTAAGCCTGTAATTGCTGATGATAGTACCCAAAAAGATACTATTTCTTTTGGAAACCTTCAAAAGATAACAGCAGATGCTAATTTTGGTTTAGCTGAGGGTAATGTTGTTAAATACGGCGCAAAAACTGGTAAGATAACAATTGAATCCAAAGATGGAATAGTGGATTTTGATACTAAAGAATCAGATAATTTTTTAAAGCTTTCATCAGACAGTTTGATGAAATTTGAAAACTGGTGCTGGACAGTAGATAAAGATAATTCAATTATTATCGTTTTTCAAGCAAAAGTGGATTGTATGCTTGAAATTCAACCAAATGCAGCTTCAGTATCTGGTTGGGTGGAAAACACTAATATTTCTGTATATCTAGAATCTAATGGTGAATTGACACAAATCAGTCATTCTGCAACTACTATTGATTCAGTTAAGGTAAGCCAAACCTTAAAAGCTGGGGAAACATTATATTATGTATTTTCAGCATTTGAAATTGATAGCGGTAGCATAAGAAATTTGCAAGGTGTATATGACTATACAGCGATTGCTACCGAGGTAAAAGAAAGTGGTGAATTTCTTACTATTGAAGAGTACAAGGCAGAACTTATAGAATATATAAGCACACTTTCAGAAAATGATTACAGCGCAGAGAACTGGACAACCATTCAGAATATTCCTAATCAATTTGAAAATGAGGCACAAGGAAAAGAAGGAGCAGCACTGCAATTTACATACAATAAATATCTGTCTATGATAGATGCTGTTAAAACAAAAGTTGAAGAACTTAACGATTATACCAGTAGCTTGGTTTCCAAGTTTAATGAAAAAATTGATGGTTCAGCTTTAAGGCAAGGAGTAAAAGAAAGTGATTTTAAAAACGCTGAAGATTTCCAAGCCGTTACAGCACTAAAATCAGAATTTGAATCAAAAATAAATGAATGTGAAACAGCAGAGAAAGCTAAAGAGCTTTATGTAGAATATGTCGCAAAACTTAATAACTATGCTGTTAAAACTACCACTGTAGATTTCTTGTATAATCTTGTATATGATACAGTTGAAGCTGAATTTGGTTTATATAAGAAATTCGGTATTGTTGAATATGGACTAAAGTGGGGTTCAGTTGCCCAAGGTCAAATTAAAGATTTTGATGCTTATTATTTTTCTCCAAGCGAAGATCTTGTTTATGTAGAAAACCTTGGAAAAGGTGATGTTGCCGCTAAAAACTGGCAATGGCAAGCAACTAAAGGAAATGGTGTAATTGCAGTATTTAAGGCACTTCAAGATTGCAGTATAAATTTTGTATGTACTAGAGTGGCCGATGGAGGAATTATTGGCTGGACTGTTAACACTACATTAAAAGTTTATATTGGTAGAGAGAATTTGGGAGTTAAGGCTGTTTATACTATCAATACACCTTCTAATGATGATGGTTTTAGCGGTACTTTCTATGCAAAAGCAGGCGATATTATTTATTATGAATTTACAACTGATCATATGAACATGGCAGTCAACATTCAGACACCTTTTGCAACAAAAGCTACTATTGATTCTACAGGTTTTGATCAAGATGCCTATGATGAACAGAACAATGATCTTTCTTCAGATGTAATTTTAGCTATAAACACATATCATACTCAACTAACAGATTATGTTGCAACTTTGAATGAATCTGATTATTCAGCAACTAATTGGTCTCAATTAACTTCTTTCCCTTCAGAGTTCTTAGCAGCTGCTGAAGAACAATTAACTTCAGAATCTACTGTAAATGATGTTGAGGCACTTTATAACACATATCTCACACAAATTAAAGATATAAAAACATTGGCACAAGAAGCTGAAGAATTTAATCAATTAAAGGTTACCAAGAAAGAAGAAGTTAAGGCTTATGCCAATAAAATGTTGAAAGATAATAAATATTCTTCAGAAAACAAAAAATTAATTGAAGGTTATGTTGAAGAAGCGCTAAAAGCAATTGATGAGGCTACTACAACTAAAGCGATTAATGATGCAGTTACCATCGCTAAGAACAAGATTAACAAGGTTGAAGTTAAAAAAGGTGGTTGCAGATCTGCTGTAAGCGGTGCGCTTTCAATAATTGTATTTTGTGTTGTTGCATTTGTTGTAAACAAAAAAGTTAGCTGACATTATTGAGCATTTGGTCCGCGTCTTATAAACAGGATCGCGGACCAAATGTAAAATTTACCAAAGAAAATGCTATGAAAAAGAAAAACTTATTATTAATTTTTATAATGTTAGCAATCATGTTGATAAACCCATTACAAAGCAATATGGTTTCTATCGCTCAAGCTGCTGATTATACAGATAAAACCACATACAACTCACTTATTAAGGTAGTTGAAATATCTTCTGTTGAAATTTATGAGCAGGTTAAAGAAAAAGCAACTCATGTAGATACTGTCTTAATTATCGTAGATAAAGACGGTAATGTCATAGATAGTAATGGCAAAGCCATAACCAGATTGTCTAAGGCATACTCAGAGCTAAAATCTCTTAAGATTGCAACTTCTATATATATTAGCGATAAAGAAACTTTTGATATGGTGGCTTCTGAATTGAGTTCTTATAAAGATATCGCTGTTGTAGCAAAAAAAGATGTTTTACCGTATGTGCGTACGACACTGACCTGGGCGACAGGAATCTTAGATTTGAGAGAAGAGCCAGAGCTTAGCGTAAAGGAAATCAGAGATGTTTGCAATAATAACAATGCTAGAAATGTAATATTATCGGGACCTAATCTAAATAAGGATAAAGTCATAGCTCTCAATAAGTTATTGGTTTTTACATGGGGTATGGCACAAACGCAAGATGAGGCATACATGGTTTTGGCTACAGAATGTTCTGCAATACTCACTACTGATGTAAACTTTATCATCACAGCAATAAGCACTTTTTCTGATTTACTTGTTAAGCGTCCGCTGGTGGTTGCCCATAGAGGCAAGACAGGTATTTATCTCAATGATAATGGAGATATGTATCCAGAAAATGGTGTTCAAACTGCTGTAGCTGCTGCCAAATATGGAGCTGACATTATAGAAATTGATGTGCATTTATCTTTGGATAAAAAAGTTGTCGTTATGCACGATTTGGATTTGAAAACTACAACTGATGCTAACGGCACAATAGAAGAAAGCAATTATATAGGATATATTGACCAATTTAAAATATACGATAAGTCCTATTATGGCATTAATGGTGGACAAGATGCAGACCCGTATGCTGAAACTGTGCCACTGTTAGAGCATTTCTTTACTGCACTTAAAAGCACTAAATGCAACTTGTTTATTGAAATCAAAACTTCGGGCACTTCAGGAAATCACCTTATAGATGAGGTTATTGAATTAATTGAAGAATATGGATATGATGATAGAGTTTGTTTTATTTCCTTTTACAAAGATCAACTCGATTATCTTCATAAAAATTATCCGAGGTTTTCAACATCACTTTTGCATAGCAGTGCGTATCAGGACATAGAAAGCACAATGACAGAAAGCAATCGCTATAATTCCGCATATTCGCCTAATGCCTCATATATGCAAAAACAAACTGCTTACGAACTAAATAAGCGTGGTGTTATTTGTTCAGCTTGGACATACCAAACTGTAACAAAATTTTATAACGATTACAGCTATATAGATGTATTAACTACAGACAGCATGAACTATGTTTCGGACTGCATAAAAAAATTGATCCCGTCTACGCGTTTTGTGGGAAAATCTCCAAAAAATGCTGTCCGCTTAAAAGCTTATGCGCAGAATTATCATGGTAGTAACTATAAGGTCTATTGTAATGCAGTTCAAATTGGCGGAGAAGGTGTATTAAAAACAACAAATAGCGGTTCTTATTACATTGAAGGAGATAGCGTGCAGGCAATATTTTATTACAGTTATACTGAAAGTTGGTCTTCTGAAATGCATTATACGGTGTTATCAGAAGCAGTTACTTTAACAAGCAAGAATGGCATTAATGCATTGATTATTGTAAGTATAGTGGAAAGTTCGATATTGCTAGGCGCAGGAGTCGTTATATTATCGATTAGGAGAAAGAAAAATGAAAACAGAAGCAAAGCTAGGGTATAAAAAGGTTCCTTTCAATAGATATATAAAACGCTCTTGGATATTGTATCTATTGCTATTGCCCATGATAATTTATCTATTAATATTCAATTATTATCCATTTTTTGGATTGCAACTTGCATTTAAGGACTGGATGCCTAGGCTTGGAATTTGGGGAAGTCCATGGGCAACAGATGACAATGGAAATCTTACACTATTTAAGCATTTTGCTGAGTTGTTTTCCACATCACTGTTTCGCGAGAAATTAATTAATACTATTAGAATTTCTTTGCTAAAATTGATAATTGGATTTCCGGTACCTATTTTGTTGGTCATTTTCTTAAATGAACTAACAAGTGTCAAATTTATGAAATTTGTGCAGTCGGTATCCTATTTGCCATATTTTATTTCTTGGGTTGTATTGGGTGGTATATTTTTACAGATGTTCTCATCTGGTACGATATTTCAAAATATCTTGTCAGCTATATTAGGACATCCTATTTATTTCTTTTCAGACAGTAAACTTTATCTGGTGTTTTTAATTGGTTCTGATATATATAAAAACTGCGGATGGGGAACTATTATCTATCTTGCGGCCTTGATGAATGTCGATCCTCAACTTTATGAAGCAGCAGCATTGGACGGAGCAGGACGTTGGCGCAGAATATTGCACATAACATTACCTGGATTGATTCCCGCTATTACTATCAATCTGATTCTTTCTATGACCAATATTATGTATGCAGGATTTGACCAAATCTATAATACATATAACTCTGCTGTATATATGCTGGGTGATGTGTTGGAGACATATATCTTCAGAATTGGAATTGACGGCGGACGTTATGATATATCAACAGCAGTTGGATTGTTTAATTCAACTGTAGGCTGTGTTCTCGTTTTAGTTGCAAATAAAATAGTCAAATTATTAGGCGGTGATGGAATATGGTAATTTCAAATTCAAAAAATGGCTGGTTTAAACAAACTTTAAGGCGCATATTCGGTAAGCAGCCTAAGACGATAATATTTAATATAGTTTTATATTTCTTATTTTTGCTTTTTTTGGTGTCTATGCTTTCTCCATTTTTATATGTGCTAGTTGTTTCTTTTCAACAAAAAATAGTTGAAGGTGCAACATCACATATAGCATTTGGTCTGGGAGCCTATGAATATGTTTTTGGAAACATTTACATAGTTAGAGCGTTTTTTAACACGATAGGGGTTGTAATAATAGGGACATTAGTAGCTCTTGCGATAACTATGACAGGGGCATATGCTCTTTCAAAAACATGGCTGCGCGGCAGAAAGGCATTGTTGATTTTTGTACTTATTACTATGCTTTTTAGTGGCGGTCTAATTCCTTATTATTTATTAATAAAAAGTTTAGGTCTTCGTGATAGTTATTTGGTTTATATTTGCGTAGGCGCAGTAAGTGCGTTTAACGTGTTTATTGTTAAAAACTTCTATCAAGGCATTCCCTTGGATATGGAAGAATCTGCCAAAATTGATGGAGCCAATGAATTTCAAATTTTTTATATGATATATCTTCCGCTATCCAAAGCAATCATAGCAACAGTTGCCTTGTGGGTTGCTGTGGCAAAATGGAATGACTACATGACAGGGCTTTTATATATTGATGATAAAAACAAGTTGCTTATACAAAATGTATTACGCAGTATGTTGGTAACCGCTTCTTCTACATCTGGCGTTGGTGGAGATTCTAACACTCTTAGCTTATCTGAATCCATAAAAATGGCAGCAGTAGTTGTAGCTTTGGTCCCCATTATATGCGTATATCCATTTGTGCAAAAATATTTTACAAAAGGTGTAATGCTAGGAGCTTTAAAGGGATAATTATGCGATTTATTATTGACACAGACATAGGAGACGATATCGACGATGCTTTTGCCATTGATATGGCATTAAATTTGAAGTTGGATTTGGTAGGAATTACAACTGTTTACATGAACACAGATCAACGTACGCGTATAGCTAAACGTATGTTGGATCTTTATGGCATTGATATTCCTGTTTATAAGGGATATGGATGTAATATGGATGGCAAAAAACCTACTGATCAACAACTTTGTCAGTTTAGCCAGGCTATAATGTCAGATTGTTATAGGCCCAATAGCGATCCGCAAGATGCTGTAGATTTTATTCTTTATAATGCTAGAAAATATGGAAAAGATTTGACGATTATAGCAATAGGCCCTCTTACTAATATAGCAAAAGCTGTGCTGCAGGATAAAGCGGCTATGCAAGGAATTGGAAAAATAGTCATAATGGGAGGTGATTATAAGAATCAATATTCGGAATGGAATATTCTGTGCGATATTGATGCTGCCAAAATTGTTTTTGAAGCAGACTTGCCTATGGTTTGCTTTGGACATGAACTTACCAGTAGGACACAAATAACGCAAACACAGCAAGATTATATTTTCAAAATGGATAGCAGTCCTTACTTAGAATATTTGTCCGAACTTTCTCGACTTTGGTATGCTTCCAAAAAAACAGGACATCTTATAATCTTACATGATGTTCTTACTGTTTACTGTATGTATGATAAAGATTATTGTAAAACAGTGAAAACTTTGGTCAAAATAGAGGATAAAGGAGAGATTACAAAGGGAATGACAGTAAATCTTTCAGTTATGGATCATTATGATCTAAGAAAAGCACACATGATAGAATATGCAGTATGTGACAATGTAGAGACTTTTAAGGACATATTTTATAAATTATTAAAAGAAAGAAAGGTTGGGAGTGATGATTATGAAAAAGCGATTAATTAAGTTTTTTGCTGTTATATCAGCTATTTTAATTTGTTTCGGTGCCGTGGCTTGCGGCGAAAAAGGAAGTAAAGATGCAAACACGTTGCGTATTTTTACTTATACAGGAGATGAATATGACGGCATAAGAAAGGATTCTGTGCTTAATGCGATAGAAGAAAAGACAGGATTTAAGCTAAAATTTGAAGGAGCATCAACTGCAGATTATTGGACAAAACTTTCTCCCAAAATGAATACTGGCGATTATCCTGACATTATGTGGGTAGAAGATTCCAATTCAAACTTTTTGGCTTGGGCAAATCCTAAGCAGGATTTGCTTTGGAATATAGATGAGTTGCTATTGGGCAATGAGGAAAGATATCCTTATCTTAGCAAGCTGGTTTATTCTAATCAGTATGTAAATCTAATGTTTTATGACGGACACTATATCGTGCCTTATGTTAATACAGCAACAGCATGGGCTATTTATTATCGAGCAGACTGGCTGGTTGAAGCAGGCTTTGTTGACGAAAACGGTAATGCAAAGGCACCTGAGACATTGGATGAATTTGAAGCAGTCATGAAAGCTTTTACAGGTAACAATCTATTTAGAAATGGCACTTCCGGACAGACATGGGGAATTTCACCTAATACTGATGCTTTTTATACAAATGCGCTATATGGTGCTTTTGATGTTACCCCTGACTGGGATATTGATGATGCCGGCAATGTTACTTACATGTATACAAATGAGAAAATTCGTCCTTATCTAAAATGGATGAATGCGATGTATGAAAAAGGCTGGATACATCCCACTTTTAATCAGAACAAAGCCTTTTTGGATAGAGACATATGGTATAGCGGTAAGGTTGGTTGTATTATGACCAACGGTGAAGCTCATATGGAATGGGTAGTAGGCAATCTTTTAACATCTGATCCTGCTGCTGAAGTTATTGTAGGACCGCCGCTCAAAGGCACTGGTAACACATCTTCGTTAACTGATTGTGTATTGGGCGTAAAAGATAGTCAAGGTTTTTCTAACTGGGGAGGCTATTATGGCGGATATGTAATTTCTAAAAATGTTGCTGATCCATACAAAGCTCTTGACTTTTTAGAGTATATGGTTTCTCCAGAAGGCTCCATGCTTAGACTTTATGGAATAAAAGATAAACATTACAGTATTGATGATGGCAAATTTACTGCTAATCTTGAAGGTCGCAACGCTGAAAGAAGTAAGTTGTTTGCTACTGTAACTGAAGAAGATGGCAGCACCTCATATGCAGGATTGCATAAAGTTGGTTCTTTGTTTGGTTATGCAGTAGATTGGGACCATTATGAGGAAACCGGAGAAATAGTTGTAGGAACAGACATAAGTTCACTTTATCCAAAATATAAAACTCTTGTTTCAAATGCTCTTGAATATGCAAAGATATTAAAAACTCCAAAACTTCTTAATGTTACAGCATATCCTGCAAGCATTAATTCAGCAATGAATCAGGTCATGGATATAGCTAATAGCTACATAAATCCTGTCATCATGGGTCAAAAGAACTTAAACAGTGACTGGAATAGCATGCTGGCAGATTGCAATGGTGCAGGTTATGCCAATGTAAAAGCTGTTATTAAAGAAACTGCAAAGTCTTTAGGTATTATTTAGAATATACAAAAGAAGAAATCATGAGTTATACAATACCCTGTTGATTTTTAATTTCAACAGGGTATTGTTATTTTATAAAAACAAGGCTTAGAAGTGTCTTCTAAGCCTTTAAAATATTGGTGCGAAGGACGGGACTTGAACCCGTATGGATTGCTCCACACGCCTCTGAAACGTGCGCGTCTGCCAATTTCGCCACCCTCGCACAAAATTATGCTATATAATCTTAGCATATCAAAATTAAATAGGCAAGTTGTTTTTTTTAACTTTTTTATTAAAATAATGGATAAATAAACATATTATTGCTATTAAAAAATCTTATTGCTTGCCAAAAGCTTTTGTTGTAGTATATAATGTTCTTTTGAAAATATTGAAGGAAATTAAAAAGTGCTTGAAGTAATTGGACTATCTCACTCTTACGGCGACAAGGTGTTATATGATAACGCCTCTTTTTCGTTATATAATAAAGAACATATGGGGCTGGTCGGTCAAAACGGCACAGGCAAAAGCACATTAATCAGAATTCTTACTGGAGAGATTTTGCCTGATAAAGGTCAAATAATACGTAATCCAAAAGCTATTGTTGGACATCTTGATCAGTATGCTGAGATAGACAAGTCTCATACAATAGAGTCATATTTGCGTGAAGCGTTTGCGGATTTATATAAAGAAGAGCAACGACTTAATGAAATCAACAAAGCGCTTATAAATAATCCTGACAAAAAGCTTATAAAACAAGCATCGTCAATAATGGAACGGCTTGCTCAAAGCGATTTTTATGCTATTTCTGCTGCCATTGGTAAGGTATGTGCAGGTTTGGGAATTACAGCTATGGGG
Proteins encoded:
- a CDS encoding glycerophosphodiester phosphodiesterase family protein, with the translated sequence MLINPLQSNMVSIAQAADYTDKTTYNSLIKVVEISSVEIYEQVKEKATHVDTVLIIVDKDGNVIDSNGKAITRLSKAYSELKSLKIATSIYISDKETFDMVASELSSYKDIAVVAKKDVLPYVRTTLTWATGILDLREEPELSVKEIRDVCNNNNARNVILSGPNLNKDKVIALNKLLVFTWGMAQTQDEAYMVLATECSAILTTDVNFIITAISTFSDLLVKRPLVVAHRGKTGIYLNDNGDMYPENGVQTAVAAAKYGADIIEIDVHLSLDKKVVVMHDLDLKTTTDANGTIEESNYIGYIDQFKIYDKSYYGINGGQDADPYAETVPLLEHFFTALKSTKCNLFIEIKTSGTSGNHLIDEVIELIEEYGYDDRVCFISFYKDQLDYLHKNYPRFSTSLLHSSAYQDIESTMTESNRYNSAYSPNASYMQKQTAYELNKRGVICSAWTYQTVTKFYNDYSYIDVLTTDSMNYVSDCIKKLIPSTRFVGKSPKNAVRLKAYAQNYHGSNYKVYCNAVQIGGEGVLKTTNSGSYYIEGDSVQAIFYYSYTESWSSEMHYTVLSEAVTLTSKNGINALIIVSIVESSILLGAGVVILSIRRKKNENRSKARV
- a CDS encoding ABC transporter permease subunit yields the protein MKTEAKLGYKKVPFNRYIKRSWILYLLLLPMIIYLLIFNYYPFFGLQLAFKDWMPRLGIWGSPWATDDNGNLTLFKHFAELFSTSLFREKLINTIRISLLKLIIGFPVPILLVIFLNELTSVKFMKFVQSVSYLPYFISWVVLGGIFLQMFSSGTIFQNILSAILGHPIYFFSDSKLYLVFLIGSDIYKNCGWGTIIYLAALMNVDPQLYEAAALDGAGRWRRILHITLPGLIPAITINLILSMTNIMYAGFDQIYNTYNSAVYMLGDVLETYIFRIGIDGGRYDISTAVGLFNSTVGCVLVLVANKIVKLLGGDGIW
- a CDS encoding carbohydrate ABC transporter permease — protein: MVISNSKNGWFKQTLRRIFGKQPKTIIFNIVLYFLFLLFLVSMLSPFLYVLVVSFQQKIVEGATSHIAFGLGAYEYVFGNIYIVRAFFNTIGVVIIGTLVALAITMTGAYALSKTWLRGRKALLIFVLITMLFSGGLIPYYLLIKSLGLRDSYLVYICVGAVSAFNVFIVKNFYQGIPLDMEESAKIDGANEFQIFYMIYLPLSKAIIATVALWVAVAKWNDYMTGLLYIDDKNKLLIQNVLRSMLVTASSTSGVGGDSNTLSLSESIKMAAVVVALVPIICVYPFVQKYFTKGVMLGALKG
- a CDS encoding nucleoside hydrolase, with the translated sequence MRFIIDTDIGDDIDDAFAIDMALNLKLDLVGITTVYMNTDQRTRIAKRMLDLYGIDIPVYKGYGCNMDGKKPTDQQLCQFSQAIMSDCYRPNSDPQDAVDFILYNARKYGKDLTIIAIGPLTNIAKAVLQDKAAMQGIGKIVIMGGDYKNQYSEWNILCDIDAAKIVFEADLPMVCFGHELTSRTQITQTQQDYIFKMDSSPYLEYLSELSRLWYASKKTGHLIILHDVLTVYCMYDKDYCKTVKTLVKIEDKGEITKGMTVNLSVMDHYDLRKAHMIEYAVCDNVETFKDIFYKLLKERKVGSDDYEKAIN
- a CDS encoding extracellular solute-binding protein is translated as MKKRLIKFFAVISAILICFGAVACGEKGSKDANTLRIFTYTGDEYDGIRKDSVLNAIEEKTGFKLKFEGASTADYWTKLSPKMNTGDYPDIMWVEDSNSNFLAWANPKQDLLWNIDELLLGNEERYPYLSKLVYSNQYVNLMFYDGHYIVPYVNTATAWAIYYRADWLVEAGFVDENGNAKAPETLDEFEAVMKAFTGNNLFRNGTSGQTWGISPNTDAFYTNALYGAFDVTPDWDIDDAGNVTYMYTNEKIRPYLKWMNAMYEKGWIHPTFNQNKAFLDRDIWYSGKVGCIMTNGEAHMEWVVGNLLTSDPAAEVIVGPPLKGTGNTSSLTDCVLGVKDSQGFSNWGGYYGGYVISKNVADPYKALDFLEYMVSPEGSMLRLYGIKDKHYSIDDGKFTANLEGRNAERSKLFATVTEEDGSTSYAGLHKVGSLFGYAVDWDHYEETGEIVVGTDISSLYPKYKTLVSNALEYAKILKTPKLLNVTAYPASINSAMNQVMDIANSYINPVIMGQKNLNSDWNSMLADCNGAGYANVKAVIKETAKSLGII